The following coding sequences lie in one Lolium perenne isolate Kyuss_39 chromosome 2, Kyuss_2.0, whole genome shotgun sequence genomic window:
- the LOC127331983 gene encoding hydrophobic protein LTI6A: protein MSDEGTANCIDIILAIILPPLGVFFKFACGIEFWICLLLTFFGYLPGIIYAVWVITR, encoded by the exons ATGTCGGACGAGGGCACGGCGAactgcatcgacatcatcctcgcCATCATCCTGCCGCCGCTCGGGGTCTTCTTCAAGTTCGCCTGCGGG ATCGAGTTCTGGATCTGCTTGCTGCTCACCTTCTTCGGCTACCTCCCCGGCATCATCTACGCCGTCTGGGTCATCACCAGGTAG